A DNA window from Aminipila luticellarii contains the following coding sequences:
- a CDS encoding flagellar biosynthetic protein FliQ, producing the protein MDYYTPVFDILHTAVMVAAKVASPVLLISMAVGLIIAIFQAATSIQEQTITFVPKLFIIGLILVMTGSWIMATMVDFTKAVFATMLEL; encoded by the coding sequence ATGGACTATTATACACCGGTTTTTGATATCTTACATACGGCCGTTATGGTGGCTGCCAAAGTCGCTTCACCGGTTCTTTTGATCAGTATGGCAGTTGGACTGATTATCGCTATTTTTCAGGCGGCTACGTCTATTCAGGAGCAGACCATTACCTTTGTACCGAAGCTGTTTATCATCGGTCTTATTTTGGTGATGACCGGATCCTGGATCATGGCCACAATGGTTGACTTTACAAAAGCCGTTTTTGCTACGATGCTGGAGTTATAA
- a CDS encoding flagellar biosynthetic protein FliO yields the protein MVAVIYLSYIFSKYIALGASKMSGTKYMRVVDRLVLGQDKMMIIVQIGEKYYLAGVASQSVQIIKELAEEELIEMEAPASSAAFQQVMTFKNALQKHLEKKDHESK from the coding sequence GTGGTTGCCGTTATATATCTAAGTTATATATTCAGCAAATATATTGCCCTGGGTGCCAGTAAGATGAGTGGCACAAAATATATGCGTGTGGTTGACAGACTGGTTCTGGGACAGGACAAAATGATGATCATTGTCCAAATTGGCGAGAAGTATTATCTGGCCGGCGTGGCATCACAGAGTGTTCAGATCATAAAAGAACTTGCAGAGGAGGAGCTTATTGAAATGGAGGCTCCTGCTTCGTCTGCCGCCTTTCAGCAGGTCATGACTTTTAAGAATGCGCTGCAAAAGCACTTGGAAAAGAAAGATCATGAATCGAAATAA
- the fliP gene encoding flagellar type III secretion system pore protein FliP (The bacterial flagellar biogenesis protein FliP forms a type III secretion system (T3SS)-type pore required for flagellar assembly.), with protein sequence MTDSIVSINGTGMQTLEILVLLTLIALLPSILIMMTSFTRIVIVLSLLRNALGLQQTPPNTVIIGIALFLSLFIMQPVISDIDQNAYQPYKADQITQEQAIEQASVPLKQFMLKQTKIESLNVFLKFADMKRPADLMKVPMHVVVPAFMTSELSRAFLMGFLLYIPFLVIDIVVASVLMSMGMVMLPPSMISMPFKLLLFVVVNGWELLFSTLVSSFN encoded by the coding sequence ATGACTGATTCAATAGTCTCAATAAACGGAACCGGTATGCAGACGCTGGAGATATTGGTGCTCCTTACACTGATTGCCTTGCTGCCGTCCATATTGATTATGATGACTTCTTTTACCAGAATCGTCATAGTCCTTTCGCTTTTGCGAAATGCGCTGGGGCTCCAGCAAACACCGCCAAATACTGTTATCATAGGCATTGCCTTATTTTTATCACTGTTTATCATGCAGCCGGTCATATCCGATATTGATCAGAATGCATATCAGCCTTATAAGGCAGATCAGATAACACAGGAGCAGGCGATAGAGCAGGCGTCTGTTCCCTTGAAGCAATTTATGCTCAAACAAACAAAAATAGAGTCTTTAAATGTATTTTTAAAATTTGCGGATATGAAAAGACCAGCAGATTTGATGAAGGTTCCCATGCATGTAGTGGTTCCTGCTTTTATGACCAGTGAACTGAGCAGAGCCTTTTTGATGGGATTTTTGCTTTATATACCGTTTTTGGTAATAGATATCGTTGTAGCCAGCGTGCTCATGTCCATGGGTATGGTCATGCTACCGCCGTCCATGATCTCTATGCCGTTCAAACTGTTATTATTTGTGGTCGTAAACGGATGGGAGCTTCTTTTCAGTACGCTGGTGAGCAGCTTTAACTGA
- a CDS encoding flagellar biosynthetic protein FliR: MQQFLEIDNLTVFGLILMRMLGCIAFNPILGRRNVPVMMKAGISLMLAILIYYYTDISSVPAVQSTVEYIVLSAKELLVGFAIGFVVSLFMYIIILGGEVIDMQMGLSMSKVYDPGSNVAMSLNATFYTVLFMFMFFSINGHLTLFKLFLELAKVIPYGHVLFGKELATGMISVFCQCTILGVKLAMPIIALQFFIEMAFGVLMRNIPQINVIMINIQAKIFIGFIFLIIIFTPTMSFVENAIDQLFNAIIQIAKLMG; encoded by the coding sequence ATGCAGCAATTTTTAGAAATCGACAATTTAACGGTCTTTGGACTGATTTTGATGAGAATGTTGGGTTGCATAGCATTTAATCCTATTTTAGGTAGAAGAAATGTTCCGGTCATGATGAAAGCTGGCATCTCTTTAATGCTTGCAATCCTTATTTATTATTACACGGATATTTCTTCTGTTCCAGCCGTTCAGTCTACGGTGGAATATATTGTGCTCAGCGCAAAAGAACTCCTGGTGGGCTTTGCCATAGGCTTTGTTGTGAGTCTCTTTATGTACATTATCATACTGGGCGGAGAAGTAATCGATATGCAGATGGGTCTTTCCATGTCCAAGGTCTACGACCCGGGAAGCAATGTCGCCATGTCGTTGAACGCGACGTTTTACACGGTTTTATTTATGTTCATGTTTTTTTCAATCAATGGACATTTGACTTTATTCAAGCTGTTTTTAGAACTGGCAAAGGTGATTCCCTATGGCCACGTTTTGTTTGGAAAAGAATTGGCGACCGGTATGATTTCCGTGTTTTGCCAATGTACTATTTTGGGCGTCAAGCTGGCTATGCCGATTATTGCACTTCAATTTTTTATTGAAATGGCCTTTGGCGTGTTGATGAGGAATATTCCACAGATTAATGTGATTATGATAAATATTCAGGCAAAGATTTTTATTGGTTTTATATTTTTAATTATTATTTTTACACCGACGATGTCTTTTGTAGAGAATGCCATCGATCAATTATTCAATGCTATCATCCAGATAGCAAAATTAATGGGGTGA